One window from the genome of Nicotiana tomentosiformis chromosome 5, ASM39032v3, whole genome shotgun sequence encodes:
- the LOC138893172 gene encoding uncharacterized protein, whose translation MNGGGTSRLDFAKAFGLVIAKSSFPKREEHLVTFQNVVAMTQIDYLLLMRCDRGLCKDCKVIPSEILMTQHRLLVMDAVVQCKVDTKKTAYLKLVGSTSEEERRVCMEWYKVARKKSKLAVTEAKTTAYDRIYKELGEKGGEKKLFRLVKTRERKSRDLDQVRCIKDDDGRVLTEDAQIKRTWQTYFHELMNEKKDRDIVLGELEHPESQRDFGDCRRIEVEEDEEDTRIVEVEYGGSVV comes from the exons ATGAACGGAGGAGGTACTTCGCGGTTGGACTttgctaaggcttttgggttggtgattgcgaaaTCTAGCTTTCCGAAGAGGGAGGAGCATTTGGTTACTTTCCAAAATGTTGTGGCGAtgactcagattgactatctcctccttaTGAGGTGTGatagagggttgtgcaaggattgtaAGGTTATTCCGAGTGAGATACTCATGACgcaacataggctcttggtgatggatgctg tggttcaATGTAAAGTGGATACGAAGAAGACAGCATACCTAAAATTAGTAGGGAGCACAAGTGAGGAGGAGAGGAGAGTGTGCATGGAGtggtataaggtagctaggaagAAATCTAAGCttgcggtcacagaggctaagactacAGCCTATGATCGTATATACAAGGAACTGGGGGAAAAAGGCGGAGAGAAAAAGTTATTCCGGTTGGTGAAGACGAGAGAGAGAAAGTcccgggatttggaccaagtgagatgcatcaaggacgacgatggtagagtattgacggAAGATGCACAGATTAAGAGAACATGGCAAACTTACTTTCATGAACTTATGAATGAAAAAAAGGATCGGGATATTGTGTTAGGTGAACTGGAGCATCCCGAGAGTCAACGTGACTTTGGGGACTGCAGGCGCATCGAAGTTGAGGAG gatGAAGAGGATACCAGAatagtggaggtggagtacggtggttccgttGTATAA
- the LOC138893171 gene encoding uncharacterized protein, with protein MKRNYSNSRQKKILTNFPVTENHVTEKQGTICIRFGSVAFGGERDVRMQTVKNSPDDCQQGETQELDKQRGRNTAVHTKIIPRYSGYGLGWPSEVMSSGGTRGGWEVGQGLGGGKEGKGGKGNKGAYRLRIGSWNVGTLMGKSIEFAKILRKRRVNIACVRETRWVGSRARIVDNYKLWYSGVRKGKNRVDILVDGELRELVVEVRWVNDRLMTIKLVVGECTLNIISAYAPHAGLDEEVKQRFWEGLDEIVRQVSPTERLFIGVEFNGHIGSTA; from the exons ATGAAAAgaaattatagtaattcccgccaaaagaagATTCTcaccaacttcccggtaacaGAAAATCATGTCACCGAAAAgcaggggactatctgtattag GTTTGGGTCGGTGGCTTTTGGCGGCGAGCGGGATGTGCGTATGCAAACAGTGAAGAACAGTCCGGACGACTGTCAACAAGGGGAGACACAGGAGTTGGACAAGCAAAGAGGTCGCAATACTGCCGTGCATACCAAGATAATTCCCAG GTATAGTGGTTATGGTCTGGGATGGccgagtgaggtcatgtcctcagGGGGAACAAGGGGTGGGTGGGAGGTGGGGCAAGGGTTAGGGGGTGGGAAGGAAGGCAAGGGAGGTAAGGGGAACAAGGGTGCctataggttgagaattgggtcatggaacgtaggtacattgatgggtaagtctatagagttcGCAAAGATCCTCCggaagaggagggtcaatatagcgtgtgtgCGGGAAACTAGGTGGGTAGGGTCTAGGGCAAGGATTGTGGACAACTATAAGCTTTGGTACTCCGGAGTCCGGAAGGGTAAGAATAGAGTGGATATCTTGGTGGATGGGGAACTTAGAGAGTTGGTGGTTGAGGTTAGATgggtgaatgatagattgatgactattaagttggtggttggagagtgcaccctaaacatcATTAGCGCCTACGCCCCGCATGCGGGCCTGGATGAGGAGGTTAAGCAGCGATTCTGGgaggggttagatgagattgtgcgtcAAGTCTCGCCTACTGAGAGGCTATTTATAGGAGTGGAATTCAATGGTCATATTGGTTCGACTGCATGA